Proteins encoded within one genomic window of Pectobacterium araliae:
- a CDS encoding YebO family protein, with product MNILEVVFILLVVLLAALVWFFVNRASVRANEQVKLLQEIVEQQRQQLALLKRLLPQNVEKSEPEALVAELGRDDDVELTFKNVIPER from the coding sequence GTGAACATATTAGAAGTGGTTTTCATCTTGTTGGTTGTGCTACTGGCCGCACTGGTCTGGTTTTTTGTCAATCGTGCGAGCGTCAGAGCGAATGAGCAAGTGAAATTGTTGCAAGAGATCGTAGAGCAGCAACGCCAGCAGTTAGCGTTATTGAAAAGATTGTTGCCTCAGAATGTAGAGAAAAGCGAACCGGAAGCGCTTGTCGCCGAACTTGGTCGTGATGATGATGTGGAGTTAACGTTTAAAAATGTCATTCCCGAACGTTAA
- the rplT gene encoding 50S ribosomal protein L20 — MARVKRGVVARARHKKILKQAKGYYGARSRVYRVAFQAVIKAGQYAYRDRRQRKRQFRQLWIARINAAARQNGLSYSKFINGLKKASVEIDRKILADIAVFDKLAFSALVEKAKVALA, encoded by the coding sequence ATGGCTCGCGTAAAACGTGGTGTAGTTGCCCGTGCACGTCACAAGAAAATATTGAAACAAGCGAAAGGTTACTACGGTGCCCGTTCGCGTGTTTATCGTGTTGCCTTCCAGGCAGTAATCAAAGCTGGTCAATACGCTTACCGCGACCGTCGTCAACGTAAACGTCAATTCCGCCAACTGTGGATTGCACGTATCAATGCGGCAGCTCGTCAAAACGGTTTGTCTTACAGCAAATTCATCAACGGCCTGAAAAAAGCTTCTGTTGAAATTGATCGTAAGATTCTGGCCGATATCGCAGTATTCGATAAGTTAGCGTTCAGTGCGCTGGTCGAAAAAGCGAAAGTGGCACTGGCGTAA
- the pheS gene encoding phenylalanine--tRNA ligase subunit alpha → MPHLAELVAKARTAIEEAQDVAALENVRVEYLGKKGHLTLQMTSLRELPAEERPAAGAVINQAKQDVQDALNTRKQMLESAELNARLAQETIDVSLPGRTIENGGLHPVTRTIDRIETFFGELGFSVVTGPEIEDDYHNFDALNIPGHHPARADHDTFWFDATRLLRTQTSGVQIRTMEKQQPPIRIIAPGRVYRNDYDQTHTPMFHQMEGLIVDKDISFTNLKGTLHDFLRNFFEEDLQVRFRPSYFPFTEPSAEVDVMGKNGKWLEVLGCGMVHPNVLRNVGIDPEVYSGFAFGMGMERLTMLRYGVTDLRAFFENDLRFLKQFK, encoded by the coding sequence ATGCCACATCTCGCAGAGCTGGTTGCCAAAGCCAGAACAGCTATAGAAGAGGCTCAGGATGTTGCCGCACTAGAAAATGTGCGTGTCGAATATCTGGGCAAAAAAGGTCACTTAACCCTTCAGATGACCTCGCTGCGCGAGTTGCCGGCTGAAGAACGTCCTGCGGCTGGTGCTGTCATTAACCAGGCTAAGCAAGACGTTCAGGACGCGCTGAATACCCGTAAGCAAATGCTGGAATCCGCTGAGTTAAATGCACGTCTGGCACAAGAAACCATTGATGTCTCTCTGCCGGGCCGCACCATTGAAAATGGTGGTTTGCATCCGGTGACGCGCACCATCGATCGCATCGAAACCTTTTTCGGCGAGCTGGGTTTTTCAGTCGTAACCGGGCCAGAAATCGAAGACGACTATCACAACTTTGATGCGCTGAATATTCCAGGGCATCACCCTGCGCGTGCTGACCACGACACGTTCTGGTTTGATGCAACACGTCTGCTGCGTACACAGACTTCAGGCGTTCAGATCCGCACGATGGAAAAGCAGCAACCGCCTATCCGTATCATCGCGCCGGGCCGTGTTTATCGTAACGATTACGATCAGACCCACACGCCGATGTTTCATCAGATGGAAGGGCTGATCGTCGATAAAGACATCAGTTTCACCAATCTGAAAGGCACGCTGCATGATTTCCTGCGTAATTTCTTTGAGGAAGATTTACAGGTTCGCTTCCGCCCGTCTTATTTCCCGTTTACTGAGCCGTCCGCAGAAGTGGATGTGATGGGTAAAAACGGTAAATGGCTGGAAGTGTTGGGTTGTGGCATGGTGCACCCGAACGTCCTGCGTAATGTCGGTATCGATCCGGAAGTCTATTCTGGTTTCGCATTTGGTATGGGCATGGAGCGTCTGACGATGCTGCGCTATGGCGTGACCGATCTGCGTGCATTCTTCGAAAACGATCTGCGTTTCCTCAAACAGTTTAAGTAA
- the infC gene encoding translation initiation factor IF-3 produces MKGGKRVQPARPNRINREIRAHEVRLSGVEGEQLGIVSLNEALEKAEEAGVDLVEISPNAEPPVCRIMDYGKFLYEKSKATKEQKKKQKVIQVKEIKFRPGTDDGDYQVKLRNLIRFLEDGDKAKITLRFRGREMAHQQIGIEVLNRVRDDLSELAVVESFPSKIEGRQMIMVLAPKKKQ; encoded by the coding sequence ATTAAAGGCGGAAAACGAGTTCAACCGGCGCGTCCTAATCGCATCAACAGAGAGATTCGCGCACATGAGGTACGCCTGTCAGGCGTCGAAGGCGAACAGCTGGGCATCGTAAGTCTAAATGAAGCATTAGAAAAAGCCGAAGAAGCAGGTGTTGATTTAGTTGAAATCAGTCCGAACGCCGAGCCGCCGGTTTGCCGAATTATGGATTACGGCAAGTTCCTTTATGAGAAGAGTAAAGCCACAAAGGAACAGAAGAAAAAACAAAAAGTTATTCAGGTCAAGGAAATCAAATTCCGGCCTGGTACCGATGATGGCGACTATCAGGTCAAACTACGCAACCTGATTCGCTTTCTTGAAGATGGTGACAAAGCTAAAATCACACTGCGTTTCCGCGGTCGTGAAATGGCGCACCAACAGATTGGTATCGAAGTGCTTAACCGCGTTCGTGACGATCTGAGTGAACTGGCAGTCGTCGAATCCTTCCCATCGAAGATCGAAGGCCGCCAGATGATCATGGTGCTAGCACCGAAGAAGAAACAGTAA
- a CDS encoding LytR/AlgR family response regulator transcription factor, with protein MKAIIVEDEFLAQQELSYLIEQHSDITIAATFDDGLDVLKYLQHNDVDAIFLDINIPSLDGVWLAQNISKFAHKPYIIFITAYKEHAVEAFEVEAFDYILKPYHESRIITMLRKLETTWQQRQMAPAVETGAQVGAPRGAQQTINLMKDERIIVTDINNIYYAAAQEKVTLVYTRREEFIMPMNITEFCHRLPEEYFFRCHRSYCVNLTKIREIVPWFNNTYILRLNDLDFEVPVSRSKIKAFRSLMRL; from the coding sequence ATGAAAGCCATTATTGTTGAAGATGAGTTCCTCGCACAGCAGGAGCTGAGTTACCTTATCGAACAGCATAGTGATATTACGATTGCGGCAACATTCGATGACGGGCTGGATGTACTGAAATACCTGCAACATAACGACGTCGATGCAATCTTCTTAGATATTAATATTCCGTCGTTAGATGGTGTATGGTTGGCGCAAAATATCAGCAAATTTGCGCATAAGCCTTACATCATTTTTATTACGGCGTACAAAGAACATGCGGTCGAGGCGTTTGAAGTCGAGGCTTTCGATTACATTCTCAAGCCGTATCATGAATCGCGCATCATCACGATGCTGCGTAAACTGGAAACGACCTGGCAACAGCGGCAAATGGCACCCGCTGTTGAAACGGGCGCGCAGGTAGGGGCACCGAGAGGCGCACAGCAAACGATTAATTTGATGAAAGACGAACGGATTATCGTCACGGATATTAATAATATCTACTACGCTGCTGCGCAGGAAAAAGTCACGCTGGTTTATACCCGGCGTGAGGAATTCATCATGCCGATGAATATTACGGAGTTTTGTCATCGCTTGCCGGAAGAGTATTTCTTCCGTTGCCATCGCTCTTACTGCGTCAACCTGACGAAAATCCGTGAAATTGTCCCCTGGTTTAACAATACCTATATCTTGCGATTGAACGATCTGGATTTTGAAGTCCCGGTAAGCCGAAGCAAGATAAAGGCGTTCAGGTCATTGATGCGTCTTTAA
- a CDS encoding L-lactate MFS transporter, with translation MNTKPVNRGVIVLGTIITQMGLGTIYTWSLFNQPLVDKFGWALSSVATTFSITSFCLAFATLFAGKFQERIGLRRLTMIAGIALGAGLMASAVSPSLTLIYLLMGVVVGFADGTAYITTLSNLIKWFPNRKGLIAGVSVGAFGTGSLLFKYVNSFLIVEVGVSEAFFYWGIIVMAMILVGSSLLKEPATVPVQQAAVQGASRDFSLAEMLATKESYMLFIIFFTACMSGLYLIGIVKDIGVQMAGMDMATAANAVSAIAIFNTVGRIVLGALSDNVGRMRVISFTLFVTILAVSVMTFLPLSPILFFICVSAIAFCFGGNITVFPAIVGDFFGLKNHSKNYGVIYQGFGIGALSGSFIAAQLGGFQATFMAIIIMSAVSLLITLWITPPKYQPVTDAMRADMAHAQS, from the coding sequence ATGAATACTAAACCTGTTAATCGGGGAGTCATTGTCCTCGGTACGATTATCACCCAAATGGGACTCGGCACGATTTACACCTGGAGTTTATTCAACCAGCCTCTGGTGGATAAATTTGGTTGGGCGTTGAGCTCTGTGGCGACGACGTTTTCAATTACCAGTTTCTGCCTGGCATTTGCCACACTGTTTGCTGGTAAATTTCAGGAGCGTATTGGCCTGCGCCGCTTAACCATGATCGCTGGTATTGCTCTGGGTGCCGGTCTAATGGCCAGCGCGGTGAGTCCGTCGCTGACGTTGATTTATCTGCTGATGGGGGTTGTTGTCGGTTTTGCTGACGGCACGGCTTATATCACGACGTTGTCTAATTTGATCAAATGGTTCCCTAACCGTAAAGGGCTGATAGCGGGTGTTTCAGTTGGCGCATTTGGTACCGGAAGCCTGTTGTTTAAATATGTAAACAGCTTTTTGATTGTGGAAGTCGGTGTCTCAGAAGCCTTTTTCTACTGGGGGATTATTGTTATGGCGATGATTCTGGTCGGGAGTTCATTGCTGAAAGAGCCTGCTACGGTGCCCGTACAGCAGGCTGCGGTTCAGGGAGCGTCGCGTGATTTCTCGCTGGCCGAGATGTTGGCAACCAAAGAATCGTATATGCTGTTTATTATCTTCTTCACCGCATGCATGAGTGGCCTGTATTTGATCGGCATTGTGAAAGATATTGGTGTGCAAATGGCCGGAATGGATATGGCGACGGCGGCCAATGCTGTGTCTGCGATTGCGATTTTTAATACCGTTGGGCGTATTGTGCTTGGTGCACTTTCCGATAATGTCGGGCGTATGCGAGTGATTAGCTTTACGCTGTTTGTCACTATTCTTGCGGTGTCAGTCATGACCTTTCTGCCGCTTAGTCCAATTCTGTTCTTTATCTGTGTCAGCGCGATTGCCTTCTGTTTTGGTGGCAATATCACGGTATTTCCGGCGATTGTCGGTGACTTCTTTGGTCTGAAAAATCACAGCAAAAACTATGGCGTGATTTATCAGGGGTTCGGTATCGGTGCGCTGTCTGGCTCGTTTATCGCCGCACAGTTAGGGGGCTTCCAGGCCACCTTTATGGCAATCATCATTATGTCTGCCGTCTCGCTGCTGATTACCCTGTGGATTACTCCCCCTAAATACCAACCTGTTACTGACGCAATGCGTGCGGACATGGCACATGCACAAAGTTAA
- a CDS encoding amino acid permease codes for MANHQKNIANDQQELVLKRGLKNRHIQLIALGGAIGTGLFLGISQTIQMAGPSVLLGYAIAGMIAFLIMRQLGEMVVEEPVAGSFSHFAFKYWGDFAGFLAGWNYWAMFILVGMAELTAVGIYIQYWWPETPTWLSAAIFFVLINLINLVNVRMFGETEFWFAIIKVLAIVGMIVFGSWLLLSGNGGETATVRNLWIHGGFMPNGASGLIMAMAVIMFSFGGLELVGITAAEAADPKRSIPQATNQVVYRILIFYIGALSILLSLYPWGNVVGGGSPFVLIFHALNSNIVANVLNIVVLTAALSVYNSGVYCNSRMLYGLAKQGNAPASLAKVNARGVPVRSIALSALATSLGVAINYLMPGKAFELLMALVVSTLVINWIMICFAHLRFRQAMIAKGVVPAFKAFWYPWSNYLCLAFLAGILVIMLLSPEIRISVVLIPFWIAVIWLGFRFSRKNNAALKSAQTP; via the coding sequence ATGGCAAACCATCAAAAAAATATAGCAAACGATCAACAGGAATTGGTTCTAAAACGAGGGCTAAAAAATCGGCATATTCAGTTGATAGCGCTGGGGGGGGCCATCGGTACTGGGCTATTTTTAGGGATATCGCAGACTATTCAAATGGCTGGCCCGTCCGTTCTATTGGGCTATGCGATCGCTGGCATGATTGCGTTTCTGATTATGCGGCAACTGGGTGAGATGGTAGTGGAAGAACCAGTAGCGGGTTCATTCAGCCATTTTGCCTTTAAATACTGGGGCGATTTTGCGGGTTTCCTCGCGGGTTGGAACTACTGGGCGATGTTTATTCTGGTAGGAATGGCGGAGTTGACCGCCGTGGGGATTTATATCCAATACTGGTGGCCTGAGACGCCAACCTGGTTGTCTGCGGCGATCTTTTTTGTGCTGATCAACCTGATCAATCTCGTTAATGTACGGATGTTTGGGGAAACGGAATTTTGGTTCGCCATTATCAAAGTCCTTGCCATCGTCGGAATGATTGTCTTTGGCAGTTGGCTGTTGCTGAGTGGTAATGGTGGCGAAACGGCGACGGTTCGTAATTTATGGATTCATGGCGGATTCATGCCGAATGGCGCAAGCGGCTTGATCATGGCGATGGCGGTGATCATGTTTTCATTCGGTGGCCTGGAATTGGTGGGGATCACGGCCGCAGAAGCGGCCGATCCGAAACGTTCTATCCCTCAGGCGACTAATCAGGTGGTGTACCGCATCCTGATTTTCTATATCGGCGCGCTGTCTATTTTGTTGTCACTCTACCCGTGGGGGAATGTCGTCGGCGGCGGTAGTCCATTTGTCCTGATTTTCCATGCCCTTAACAGTAACATAGTGGCGAACGTGCTCAACATCGTGGTACTGACGGCGGCGCTATCCGTATATAACAGCGGCGTATACTGCAATAGCCGGATGCTGTACGGTTTGGCAAAACAGGGAAATGCGCCAGCGTCTTTGGCTAAGGTGAATGCGCGCGGTGTGCCCGTTCGCTCTATCGCGCTGTCGGCGCTGGCGACCTCACTCGGCGTAGCGATTAACTACCTGATGCCGGGCAAAGCCTTTGAGCTGCTGATGGCGTTGGTGGTGTCCACGCTGGTGATTAACTGGATCATGATCTGTTTTGCCCACCTGCGTTTTCGTCAGGCGATGATAGCGAAGGGCGTTGTGCCTGCGTTTAAAGCTTTCTGGTATCCGTGGAGTAACTATCTGTGTCTGGCGTTTCTGGCGGGGATATTGGTGATTATGCTGCTATCGCCAGAGATTCGCATCTCGGTCGTGTTAATTCCGTTCTGGATTGCCGTTATTTGGCTTGGTTTCCGCTTTTCCCGCAAAAATAATGCAGCACTGAAGTCGGCACAGACACCGTAA
- the htpX gene encoding protease HtpX — MMRIALFLITNLAVMLVFGLVLSLTGIQSSSVQGLMIMAGLFGFGGAFVSLLMSKWMALRSVGGEVIEQPRNETERWLVETVRSQSQLAGIAMPQVAIYHAPDINAFATGARRDASLVAVSTGLLQNMSRDEAEAVIAHEISHIANGDMVTMTLVQGVVNTFVIFISRLIAQVVSGFLSGNRDEGESSNGNPLVYFAVATVLELVFGILASIITMWFSRYREFHADAGSAKLVGREKMIAALQRLKTSYEPQEEGSMMAFCINGKSKSFSELFMSHPPLDKRIEALRSGEYLK; from the coding sequence ATGATGCGTATTGCGCTTTTCCTGATCACCAACCTGGCGGTGATGTTGGTTTTCGGGCTGGTACTCAGCCTGACGGGAATTCAGTCCAGCAGTGTCCAGGGCTTAATGATTATGGCTGGGCTGTTTGGCTTTGGCGGTGCGTTTGTTTCACTGCTGATGTCTAAATGGATGGCGTTGCGGTCCGTTGGCGGTGAGGTCATTGAACAACCACGTAACGAAACCGAACGGTGGTTGGTGGAAACCGTTCGTTCACAGTCACAGCTGGCTGGGATCGCGATGCCACAGGTGGCTATTTACCATGCGCCAGACATCAATGCGTTTGCGACGGGAGCGCGTCGTGATGCTTCTCTGGTGGCGGTGAGCACGGGTTTGCTGCAAAACATGAGTCGTGACGAGGCCGAAGCGGTTATCGCGCATGAAATTAGTCATATCGCGAATGGCGACATGGTAACGATGACGCTGGTTCAGGGGGTAGTAAACACCTTCGTTATCTTTATCTCTCGCCTGATTGCTCAGGTCGTTTCTGGTTTTCTGTCCGGCAATCGTGATGAAGGCGAAAGCAGTAACGGCAATCCGCTGGTTTATTTTGCCGTCGCGACCGTGCTGGAACTGGTGTTTGGTATTCTTGCCAGCATTATTACCATGTGGTTCTCACGCTATCGTGAATTCCATGCGGATGCCGGTTCTGCCAAGCTGGTGGGGCGTGAAAAAATGATCGCGGCACTGCAACGCTTGAAGACCAGCTACGAACCACAGGAAGAGGGCAGCATGATGGCTTTCTGCATTAACGGAAAATCGAAATCCTTCAGCGAGCTATTCATGTCACACCCGCCGCTGGATAAGCGCATCGAAGCGCTCCGATCCGGTGAGTACCTGAAGTAA
- the kdgR gene encoding DNA-binding transcriptional regulator KdgR — MASADLDKQPDSVSSVLKVFGILQALGEEREIGITELSQRVMMSKSTVYRFLQTMKSLGYVAQEGESEKYSLTLKLFELGAKALQNVDLIRSADIQMRELSALTRETIHLGALDEDGIVYIHKIDSMYNLRMYSRIGRRNPLHSTAIGKVLLAWRDRGEVEEVLSTVEFTRSTPHTLCSAEDLLNQLDVVREQGYGEDNEEQEEGLRCIAVPVFDRFGVVIAGLSISFPTIRFSEENKHEYVATLHTAARNISEQMGYHDYPF, encoded by the coding sequence ATGGCTAGTGCAGATTTAGATAAACAACCCGATTCCGTGTCGTCCGTTTTAAAGGTTTTTGGTATTTTGCAGGCATTAGGTGAAGAGAGAGAAATTGGTATTACCGAGCTTTCTCAGCGCGTCATGATGTCCAAGAGTACCGTTTACCGCTTCTTGCAGACGATGAAATCCCTGGGCTATGTGGCGCAGGAAGGTGAATCGGAGAAATATTCGCTGACGCTCAAGTTATTTGAACTTGGGGCAAAAGCATTACAGAACGTAGATTTAATCCGCAGTGCGGATATACAGATGCGTGAATTGTCTGCTCTGACGAGAGAAACGATCCACTTAGGCGCACTGGATGAAGACGGCATCGTTTATATCCACAAAATTGATTCGATGTATAACCTGCGCATGTATTCGCGTATCGGTCGCCGTAATCCCCTGCACAGTACCGCAATTGGTAAAGTGCTATTGGCATGGCGCGATCGTGGCGAAGTGGAAGAGGTTCTATCGACTGTCGAATTCACTCGCAGTACACCACACACGTTGTGTTCTGCTGAAGACCTTCTTAATCAATTGGATGTCGTGCGCGAGCAAGGCTACGGCGAAGATAACGAAGAGCAGGAAGAAGGACTACGTTGCATCGCTGTTCCGGTATTCGATCGCTTTGGTGTGGTGATTGCTGGCCTCAGTATTTCTTTCCCAACAATTCGTTTTTCAGAAGAAAATAAACACGAATATGTCGCGACGTTGCACACCGCAGCCAGAAATATCTCTGAGCAGATGGGCTACCACGATTATCCTTTCTGA
- the rpmI gene encoding 50S ribosomal protein L35: MPKIKTVRGAAKRFKKTAGGGFKRKHANLRHILTKKSTKRKRHLRPKGLVSKGDLGLVIACLPYA; this comes from the coding sequence ATGCCAAAGATTAAAACAGTACGTGGCGCCGCTAAACGCTTTAAAAAAACCGCAGGCGGTGGTTTTAAGCGTAAGCATGCTAACCTGCGTCATATTCTGACCAAAAAGTCAACTAAGCGTAAACGTCACCTGCGTCCGAAGGGTCTGGTCTCCAAAGGGGATCTGGGTCTTGTCATCGCTTGTCTGCCATACGCATAA
- the ogl gene encoding oligogalacturonate lyase, giving the protein MAKGNKIPLTFHTYQDSATGTEVVRLTPPDVICHRNYFYQKCFFNDGSKLLFGAAFDGPWNYYLLDLKAQNATQLTEGKGDNTFGGFLSPNDDALYYVKNTCNLMRVDLATLEEKTIYQVPDDWVGYGTWVANSDCTKMVGIEIKKEDWKPLTDWKKFQEFYFTNPCCRLIRVDLVTGEAETILQENQWLGHPIYRPGDDNTVAFCHEGPHDLVDARMWFINEDGTNMRKVKEHAEGESCTHEFWVPDGSAMIYVSYLKDDTNRYIRSIDPVTLEDRQLRIMPPCSHLMSNYDGTLLVGDGSDAPVDVQDDGGYKIENDPFLYVFNLKTGKEHRIAQHNTSWEVLEGDRQVTHPHPSFTPDNKQVLFTSDVDGKPALYLAKIPDSVWH; this is encoded by the coding sequence ATGGCCAAAGGTAACAAGATCCCCCTAACGTTCCATACCTATCAGGATTCAGCAACTGGCACCGAAGTTGTGCGTTTAACCCCGCCCGATGTTATCTGCCACCGCAACTATTTCTACCAGAAATGTTTCTTCAATGATGGCAGCAAACTGCTGTTTGGTGCAGCATTTGATGGTCCATGGAATTACTATCTGCTGGATTTAAAAGCGCAGAACGCCACGCAGTTGACGGAAGGCAAGGGCGACAACACCTTCGGTGGTTTCCTGTCCCCGAATGACGATGCACTGTATTACGTTAAAAACACCTGCAATCTGATGCGCGTCGATCTGGCTACACTGGAAGAGAAAACCATTTATCAGGTGCCTGACGATTGGGTCGGCTACGGTACTTGGGTTGCCAATTCCGATTGCACTAAAATGGTCGGTATTGAGATTAAAAAAGAAGACTGGAAACCACTGACCGATTGGAAAAAATTCCAGGAGTTCTATTTCACTAATCCTTGTTGCCGTCTGATTCGCGTCGATTTAGTCACCGGCGAAGCGGAGACGATTCTTCAGGAAAATCAGTGGTTGGGTCACCCAATCTACCGTCCAGGAGATGACAATACGGTCGCTTTCTGCCATGAAGGTCCACACGATTTGGTTGATGCCCGTATGTGGTTTATCAACGAAGACGGTACCAACATGCGTAAAGTGAAAGAACATGCTGAAGGCGAAAGCTGTACCCACGAATTCTGGGTGCCAGATGGTTCTGCGATGATTTATGTCTCTTACCTTAAAGATGATACCAACCGCTATATCCGCAGCATCGATCCCGTTACGCTGGAAGATCGTCAACTGCGTATCATGCCGCCATGTTCTCACCTGATGAGTAACTATGATGGCACTCTGTTGGTGGGGGATGGTTCCGATGCGCCAGTCGATGTACAGGATGACGGCGGTTACAAAATTGAAAACGATCCGTTCCTGTATGTTTTCAACCTGAAAACCGGCAAAGAACACCGTATTGCGCAACACAATACATCCTGGGAAGTGTTGGAAGGCGACCGTCAGGTCACCCACCCACACCCTTCTTTCACGCCGGATAATAAACAAGTCCTGTTTACTTCTGACGTAGATGGAAAGCCTGCACTGTATCTGGCGAAGATTCCTGATTCAGTCTGGCACTAA
- the pheM gene encoding pheST operon leader peptide PheM, whose protein sequence is MNAAIFRFFFYFSA, encoded by the coding sequence ATGAACGCTGCTATTTTCCGTTTCTTTTTTTACTTTAGCGCCTGA
- the thrS gene encoding threonine--tRNA ligase — MPVITLPDGSQRHYDHAVSPLDVALDIGPGLAKACIAGRVNGELVDASDKIDTDAQLAIITAKDEAGLEIIRHSCAHLLGHAIKQLWPNTKMAIGPVIDNGFYYDVDIDRTLTQEDVELLEKRMHELADTDYDVIKKKVSWQEARDAFAARGETYKIAILDENISHDDRPGLYHHEEYVDMCRGPHVPNMRFCHHFKLQKTSGAYWRGDSKNKMLQRIYGTAWADKKQLASYLQRLEEASKRDHRKIGKQLDLYHMQEEAPGMVFWHNDGWTIFRELEAFVRMKLKSYQYQEVKGPFMMDRVMWEKTGHWENYKEAMFTTSSENREYCIKPMNCPGHVQIFNQGLKSYRDLPLRMAEFGSCHRNEPSGSLHGLMRVRGFTQDDAHIFCTEEQVRDEVNSCIKMVYDMYSTFGFEKIVVKLSTRPEKRIGSDEMWDRAEADLAAALTENNIEFAYQPGEGAFYGPKIEFTLHDCLDRAWQCGTVQLDFSLPGRLNASYVGESNERQVPVMIHRAILGSMERFIGILTEEFAGFFPTWLAPVQVVIMNITDSQSDYVNELTQKLQEAGIRVKADLRNEKIGFKIREHTLRRVPYMLVCGDKEVEAGKVAVRTRRGKDLGSLDVSEVISKLLQEIRSRSLHQLEV; from the coding sequence ATGCCAGTTATCACCCTTCCTGATGGAAGTCAGCGTCATTACGACCACGCCGTTTCTCCCCTCGATGTTGCACTTGATATTGGTCCCGGTCTGGCAAAAGCCTGTATTGCCGGACGTGTCAATGGCGAGCTGGTTGATGCCAGCGATAAAATCGATACCGATGCGCAGTTAGCCATCATTACTGCCAAAGATGAAGCCGGTCTGGAGATTATTCGCCACTCCTGTGCGCACCTGCTGGGTCATGCGATCAAGCAACTGTGGCCAAATACCAAAATGGCGATTGGCCCGGTTATCGATAACGGTTTTTACTATGACGTTGACATCGACCGAACCCTGACTCAGGAAGACGTTGAGCTGCTCGAAAAGCGTATGCACGAGCTCGCTGACACTGACTATGACGTAATCAAGAAAAAAGTCAGTTGGCAGGAAGCGCGCGACGCGTTCGCTGCGCGCGGTGAGACCTACAAAATTGCGATTCTGGACGAGAACATCAGCCACGACGATCGTCCAGGTCTGTATCACCATGAAGAATACGTCGATATGTGCCGTGGTCCGCACGTCCCGAATATGCGTTTCTGCCATCATTTCAAATTGCAGAAAACCTCTGGTGCATACTGGCGCGGCGACAGCAAAAACAAAATGCTGCAACGCATCTACGGCACCGCATGGGCGGATAAAAAGCAGTTGGCTTCTTACCTGCAACGTCTTGAAGAAGCCTCTAAGCGTGATCACCGTAAAATCGGTAAACAACTTGACCTGTATCATATGCAGGAAGAAGCGCCGGGTATGGTGTTCTGGCACAACGACGGCTGGACGATCTTCCGTGAATTGGAAGCGTTTGTGCGCATGAAACTGAAGTCGTACCAGTACCAGGAAGTGAAAGGTCCATTCATGATGGATCGCGTGATGTGGGAAAAAACCGGTCACTGGGAAAACTACAAAGAAGCAATGTTCACGACGTCATCAGAAAACCGTGAATACTGCATCAAGCCGATGAACTGTCCGGGCCATGTACAGATTTTCAATCAGGGATTGAAATCCTATCGCGATTTGCCGCTGCGTATGGCTGAATTCGGTAGTTGCCATCGTAATGAACCGTCAGGCTCTCTGCATGGTTTAATGCGTGTGCGCGGCTTCACTCAGGATGATGCACACATCTTCTGTACGGAAGAGCAGGTTCGTGATGAAGTGAACAGCTGCATCAAGATGGTGTATGACATGTACAGTACCTTCGGTTTTGAAAAAATCGTAGTGAAACTGTCTACGCGTCCTGAAAAACGCATTGGTAGCGATGAGATGTGGGATCGCGCTGAAGCCGATCTGGCAGCCGCGTTGACTGAAAATAACATTGAATTTGCTTATCAACCGGGTGAAGGGGCGTTCTATGGCCCAAAAATTGAATTTACCTTGCATGACTGTTTGGATCGCGCGTGGCAGTGTGGTACGGTGCAGCTCGACTTTTCATTACCGGGTCGTCTGAACGCATCTTACGTTGGTGAAAGCAATGAACGTCAGGTGCCGGTTATGATTCACCGGGCTATTTTGGGTTCAATGGAGCGTTTCATCGGTATTTTGACCGAAGAATTCGCTGGTTTCTTCCCAACCTGGTTAGCGCCGGTTCAAGTGGTGATTATGAATATCACCGATAGCCAGTCTGATTATGTCAACGAATTGACCCAAAAATTGCAAGAAGCGGGCATTCGTGTGAAAGCAGACTTGAGAAATGAGAAAATAGGCTTTAAAATCCGCGAACACACTTTACGACGCGTTCCCTATATGCTGGTTTGTGGCGACAAAGAGGTCGAGGCAGGAAAAGTTGCTGTCCGTACTCGTCGTGGTAAAGACCTGGGGAGCCTGGATGTCAGTGAAGTTATCAGCAAGCTGCTGCAAGAGATTCGCAGCCGTAGTCTTCATCAATTGGAGGTATAG